The segment ACTGACCTGTCCAGCTGTGAAGGAAATTGTGATTTAGACACAAgtctgtgtttacatttttagtatTTTGTCCACCACCTTTATATTGACAGACTGGATAGAAAAGTGCAGATTTTACCTTCGGTTTTACAGAGCGGTAGCATCCGACACAGCTGCTGTCGTCCATACCGAACAAGAAACTTCTGACACGTTCTAATGGTCCCTGATAATAAAATCATAGTCATTAAAGTGATCCAAATCTAAACtggcgtaaaaaaaaaaaaaaaaaagtaattgccccctttgtTGAACGTGATGTTGCACAAATGGAACAGATTTCGGCACAAGGCATGACTGACATACAGTAATAAAACAACATCTAACCTCCAATGTGTATGCAGTTGAAGAAGCACTGTATTTTCTGGCCTTGGCTCCAGACGCTGGTGATGAAGGGCAGTGCTGACCACAGGAGACGATAGTGGGCTTTCCGGAACCGCACAATCACGATGCCAGTGTAGGCGTTCACATACGTCACTGAAAAAAAGCAACTTTGAACAGACTGCAGGTATTCAGCTGTCATATTCAATGAAACGTTGTGAGAAGAGCCAGGTTGGTGTCTCGGTGGCGCCATGTGCCTGGTCAGACACTTTTACAGATACAACAGATGTCTGTATGAGGTAGGAAAGGCAGAATTCAAAGTCACATCCTTGCTGCTGGAGcagtgacacctactgtctGAGTGagggtggaggaatacagaaagAAAAGCTAATTCCTCTGTAAATGATGAAGTCCCTGAGGGATGCATGCAGCATATATGATGGAGAATTAAGCATCATTACACTGGGAGAGGGGAAAATCTAGTGAAAATAGTACACCAGGTCACTCATGTGGTCAATTAGCCAAAACTATTTAGGGTTTGAGTGATTCTTTTGAACGTTTTCACTTCCCCACACTGCAGATCATGAGATAATACAGTTTCATTTTAGGGCTGTTTGTAATTGGGGACATTTGGTAATGCATTTACTTACTGTATCATTTGTAGAGGTGTACACATATGCATTTTATTattcaattataataatacaaggGTCTCAATTTACCTTTAAACTTTATAATCAGTGTTTCAGCTCTATAGTATTAGAGCTAAATTATCACTAAGCTACCGAAGTGTAATAACCACTAAATGCCCCAAAAGTCTGTACATTACCTAATCTCTTCTAATACTGCATTAAAGAATGAAGAATAAATCATAAGAACCTGAAGATCCGATGCTGTAGAGAGCGGCTCCGTATTCACCGTGTGCCTTCTGTACTGCACCTCTCACCGCCTGATACACCGCTTTCTCCTCCAAAAACCTCAGATTATTCCCTTCtgatacacacacctcacacagcaGGTACCtacaacaacacacaccacGCTCAACACCTACAGAatcaatactaatactaatcaATAATCAATAACACACATCAGTGTTTACCTCGACTTTACCCGAACCATGCTGCTCACATGTACCAAACACTGCAGCACTTCCGGGTTTCACTCCTGACCAATCAGAAATCCGCGTCGATCAGAGAGGCGTGGCTTATGtcattgttcatttaaaataacttattattattattgttattattgttattattattattactattattttagtaattttaGTAATTATATAGTaaa is part of the Trichomycterus rosablanca isolate fTriRos1 chromosome 7, fTriRos1.hap1, whole genome shotgun sequence genome and harbors:
- the pop5 gene encoding ribonuclease P/MRP protein subunit POP5, with amino-acid sequence MVRVKSRYLLCEVCVSEGNNLRFLEEKAVYQAVRGAVQKAHGEYGAALYSIGSSVTYVNAYTGIVIVRFRKAHYRLLWSALPFITSVWSQGQKIQCFFNCIHIGGTIRTCQKFLVRYGRQQLCRMLPLCKTEAEKQEVRKAVLSCSLNKFRQEDEEEEM